GCCGAAGTGGCGCGCGCCATGGCCGACAATGCCGAAGGCGTGGTCATCCTCGCCGACTACAGCAAGATCGGCGTGGAGAGCCGCGTCGCTTTCTGCCCGCCAGAACGCATCGACGTGCTCATCACCAACCACAAGGCCAGTACCGAAGCGGCGTTCGCCGCACTGAACGCCAAGCTCAAACGTATTGTCCTGGTGTAGCAGTGGCTCGGCGGTTGCAACAGGCATTGACGCAGCGTGATGCTCCAGTGCGGCGCAACCGGGTAGATCTTGCACGACGCGACTCCGGAGCCCTCCATAACAGCCTCCCGACCTAACGTAGCCGCCAATGCTAACAGTGCTAAATGACTTCTTACGATAGCCCGCAGCCTAGATCTGGCCGCCAGCTCCATCCGTACTGCTAGATGCCTTTGGCGCGTTTAGGTTTGTGGGATGCTAACCACCTTTCTGCTCAGCGTCGATGAAGCTGCCGAAGATTCGAAACATAGACGTCAGGTATGGCCACTTCTCCTTTGAATCAGGAACGCGTAGCAGCCAAAAAAAATGGCCCGCATGCGGGCGGGCCAAATGGGAATTTTTCAAAGGAGCAGGGGTAATCTGCGCTCCATTATGTGAGCACTGCGTGAAAAGCATGTCGCCGAAACGAAAGCATTCGGTCGAAGCAAACACACTACTTTTGCTGATGCAGGTATTTCTGAATTGCATCAATTTCAAGTTTGCTTGGCTTTACACCGCTGTCAGATTTGAAGCTAGCGCTAGCCCAATGCGGCATTGGCGCCTTCAGAGGCTTCCCATGGTCGTCGATACCGCTCAGCACTGCTCGCTCAAATACTTTTGATTTCCATTCACTGGAATCTCCGGCCAGCTTAGGTGCCGATTCTCCCGTGCCTCGAGGCCCGTGACAAACAACGCAGTTATCTTGAAAAAGTGTTTCTCCATCTGGCGGTGATGCTATTGCCGATGAGCAGGTGAGTAGGGTTATGAACGTCAGAAATGCGCATTTCATTTTAGGCTCCTGGCGACCCAACGATGCCGTGAGCTGCTTAGGGGCGCTAAGTGAGAGCGTAGCAGGAGGCGAATGGCGATGGGCGAGAGGACTTCAGGTAGCGAATCCCGACACTGGGCCGGACTGCTTTCTCATGCGTGCTGGATCAGCTTGATCCGCCGCTGGACTGCGGTAAGCGACTCGCCAGCCTCCTTGACGGCTGATCTTATCTCATTCTTGGAATCCACAATTTTTTTGTGCCCAGTACTTAAGCTCGCTACCGTCCTTAACGTGAACTCTGATCTCGTCTGTGCCGCAAATGTGTTTGCGCTGCTCCATAGGGCTCTCCGTGTCTTGTTCATGATGTGAGGCGATTAAAGGATTTTAGGTATTCGGCGCGAGTACGCGCCGCTTAGCTATCCAATCGTGCAGATATGCAGAAAAAGCGGCCCATTTGGGGCGCTGGAGTTTTAGCGATTGACTGCTTCTGGCCGATTCTGTTGAAGAAGTCGGCCACGGTTTGCGTATCAGAAAAGTACGCGTCCGAGATTGAAATCTTTACTTTTTGCAGTGGCTTCCAGACTCAGATTTCACGTAGCAGCGTGCAAAAAAGGTGTTTTCACCAGTCAATGATCAGGCAGTTTGGGCAGACCGACTTTTTCAACAGAATCGGTCGTTTACTGCCCTTGGCGACAGGCAACAATCGGCCCAACAGCAGCCAGTCAATGAAGCAGTAGCCTGCGACCGCGATCAATCACAATTCAATGCGGCTGAGACAACTCAAAAGCTTGCTCAAGGAGCACCAAAGCGGACGAGCGCAGCCTCGATAAATCGTCGGAGTTTGGCAGTTCTCTGACGATTGGCCGTGTAGAGCAAATGCATTTGTCGGCTCGGTGCTTCGTAATCAGCTAACAGTGGAACCAACTCACCGCTGCGCAACGCGGGCTCAAGAAAGTCTTCGGGACCAAGGACAATCCCGAACCCGTCCAGCGCTGCCGACAGCAGTGCTTTGCTCTCGTTGACCTGCAATCGACTGACGACTTGTACCCGTTCAACTGCGGAGCCTTTGCAGAATACCCATTCGCGGTCGGCCGGCCGGGACCAATAGGCATACCCCAGACACTCATGGTTCTTCAGATCATCCGGTATTTGCGGCACTCCGCGGTCGGTCAGGTAGCTCGGTGCCGCACAGGCTACCAACCGATAAGGTGCCAACGGCCTGGCGGTCAAACTGGACGCGGTCAACGGGCCAATTCTGAAAGTCACTTCATAACCCTCCTCCACCAGATCGACGAAGCGATCGGTCAAATGCAGATCGATTTCGACTTCCGGGTGTTGACGCAAAAACTCCGTCACAAAAGGCATGAGGCTATAGGAACCGAACGTGACGGGAGCGCTGATTTTCAGTTTGCCGCGCGGGGTGTCGTTCATGATCTGCGCCAGGGAGTCGGCTGCCTGAGCCTCGCTCAAAATGTGCTTACAGCGTTCGTAGTAAGCGCTGCCCAACTCAGTCAGGCTCTGGCGTCGGGTGGTCCGGTTCAGCAGCCGCGCACCTAGCCTCTGCTCAAGCGCGGCAACATGCTTGGCCACCATCTGCGCCGACAGGCCCAATCGCTCGGCAGCACTGGCATAGGAGCCGGATTCCGCCGCCATCACAAACGCTCCCATGCTCGTCAGACGGTCCATCATTCAACACTCCTGGTAACGAGACTAAGTAGCCGATGATTATTTATCTGCTGTTGGTTGGCAATCATCATGGTTTCTTCTTACTTAACCAGCGGAGCAAGGACATGCGTATCGGCATTATTGGGGCAGGCTTCATCGGACGTGCAGTGGCGCAATTGGTCATCGCCGCGGGACACGAGGCGATGCTCAGCAATTCACGTGGGCCACAGACCATGAGCAGCGTGCGCAGTGGCATTCCTGGCAGTCAGGTCGGCACTATCGAGGACGCAGCACAATTTGGCGAAGTTGTACTCGTGGCAATTCCTCTTGAGCATTACCGAAGCGTGCCAGCCAAGTGGCTAGAGGGCAAAACCGTGCTGGATGCCAATAACTACTACCCGGAACGCGACGGTCACATTGCCGCTCTCGACCGATTCGAAACCACCACCAGCCGCTTGCTCGCCGAGCACCTGCCCCACTCCAGCGTGGTCAAGGCGTTCAATGCAATCCTCGCCCAGGACCTGGTGCAGGACGCGCGCCCGAAAGCAGCGCCCGACCGACGCGCACTGCCGATCGCGGCGGATGATCCGGCGGCGAAAGCGCTGGTGATCAAGTTACTGGACGAGATTGGATTCGACGCGGTAGATGCGGGCAGTCTTGATGAAAGCTGGCGATTCGAACGGGCTAAACCCGCCTACTGCATACCGCTGGATAAAGAGGGGCTGAAGGTTGCCTTGGCTGCGGCCCATCGGCAGGTCGAATTGCCCGAGGGATCGTGGCGTCGCTGAATAGCCCACAACCTGCTGGATCGAGAGAAGACTCGAAGCTGACTGCGGACAGTGTCAGCTTTAGGTCGACTCCGACCTATGGCGGCCGGCAACAGTCGACCCAATAGGGTTGTCCACAACGCCCCGTCAATTGGGCCGCAAGCGGCCGCCCTTAACGATGTGGGTGTACAGTCAAAGACACCAGTTTGAGCACAATGGGGCGAACGACGAGTATGCACAGGAATGCCACTGGCATGGCCAATTTATAGGCGTGCAGCGCATTACTTAGGTAATCATTCTCAATACCGGAATTTGCCGCGGTGATCACGAATGACATCAAGAGCGCCATGATGGTGGCCATATACAGTGCGAAAACATAAGGCGTAGCGCGAACCGAGAGCTTGCGTTGGTTGAAAAATAGAGCTTTAGAGGATGTTTTTGGATTCATATCAGACCTTTTTGATCTTCGAGTGGTAGGTGATGAACACCATAGCAAGATCAAAAATTAGCAACTAGACGGCTAGCAGTGGTTGCTTTATAAACAAAATCTTATGAATGACTCTTCTCGCTGGAACAAAGATGAACCTGTTAGGGGCGATTGCTAGCTTTATCAAAGTGGTTGAAGCGGGCTCCATCGTGGGCGCGGCCAAAACCCTGGGCGTCAGTGCGGCAGCCATTAGCCAGACCCTAAATCGCTTGGAAACCCACCTGGGTACGCGCCTTCTCCAGCGCACCACGCGTAGCATGGCGTTAACCGAAAGCGGCATGGTGTACTACGAAAAAGTGAAACGTATAGCGCGTGATCTCGAATCGGCGCAAAGCGCGATCACCAGCGCGCAGACTCAACTCCAAGGGCGACTGTGCATCGCTTCTACCTCCGCTTTCGGGCGGCATGTGTTGGCGCCACTAATCGCCGGCTTCGCTGCACGTTACCCACGCCTGATACTTGAACTCTCAACCACAGATCGCAAAATTAATCATATTCAAGAAGGCATTGATCTGAGCCTGCGGATAAAACCACAACTAGAAGAGGGGATCGTCGCTCGCAAGATCGTTTCAGTCCCTTTTATCATCTGCGCGTCACCCATCTATTTGGAACGAGCCGGCTGGCCACGCGATCCTGAAGAACTCCAGCACCATGCCTGTCTACCGTTTCGCTACCCGCTAGACGGACGCTTTCTACGTTGGGGTTTTATCCGGGATGGGCAACGTTACGACGCTACTCTCAATGCGACCGCAATCAGCGACGATGTTGACGCTCTAGCCCAAATGGCCGTCCGTGGCGCGGGAATAACCCGTTTGGCGGAGTTCGTGGCGGCGCCCTTTATCGAAAGTGGCCAACTCGTTCCTCTGTTTGAACATCGCCACGCTTCAACTTATGCCTACGCTGAACCGCTCGATATTTATGTATGCGTCCAGGAACGCGCCGCCATCACACCCAAGGTCAAAGCTTTTATGAATTATTTGACTGAACATCTGGAAATGCGCTGGCCGATGGAAAATACCTTTACGGCGTCCTGATACGGTGCTTTGCCGCCTTTATAAATTCAATGGCCAAACTTTGCATCGGATAACAGTTACGAACTGCTGCTTGCCGGTGACTGCGGCCGATTGCAGCCTGATTCAACGGGCAGCTTCGGGTCGTATGCCGCCCTTCGCAATAAACCGCAATAGCCCAAAAGCAGTCAATTTCGCTCCATTTCGGCTACCCTCACAAAGCGCCACGCAGCAATCACCTTGTGCCAGGCGCCTCGACATTCTTCCGTAAATGCACCGGAGATCTTCCATGCTCAAGCGTACCCTGGCACTGGCCGTCGGCTTGTCCTTGTCTTTTTGCACCCTGCTGGCGCAAGCCGCCGAGACCCTGAAAGTCAGCGCGATTCCCGATGAAGCCCCGACCGAGCTGCTGCGCAAGTTCAAGCCGCTTGGCGCCTATCTGGAACAACAATTGGGCATGAAGGTCGAGTTCGTACCTGTAAGCGACTATCCGGCGGTGGTCGAGGCACTGGCTACCGATCGCATCGATCTGGCCTGGCTGGGCGGTTTCACGTTCGTGCAGGCACGCTTGAAAACCGGCAATGCCATCCCGCTGGTGCAGCGCGAACAGGACGCCCAATTCACCAGCAAATTCATCACCGCCGACCCTGCCGTCAAGTCCCTAGCCGATCTCAAGGGCAAGACCTTTGCCTTCGGCTCAGTGTCCTCCACTTCCGGCAGTCTGATGCCGCGCTATTTCATGCTCAAGGAAGGCATCAAGCCGGAGACCTACTTCAGTCGCGTCGGCTACTCCGGCGCCCATGACGCCACCGTTGCCTGGGTCCAGGCTGGCAAGGTCGACGCCGGAGTGCTCAACGCCAGCGTGTGGGAAAAACTGGTCGCCGCCGGCAAGGTCGATACCACCAAGGTCAAAGTGTTTTCGACCACCCCTGCGTACTTCGACTACAACTGGACGGTGCGCGGAACCCTCGACCCGGCGCTGGCGGCCAAGATAAAGGCTGCGTTCCTGGCGCTCGATCCGGCGAACCCGAGGGACAAGGAGATTCTGGACCTGCAGGCCGCCAGCCGCTTCATCGAAACCAAGCCTGAGAACTACAAGGGCATCGAGGAAGCCGCACGCGCCGCCGAACTGCTCAAATGACATTGCATCTGACCCAGGTCAGCCTTACCCACGCCAACGGTGTCCAGGCGCTGCGTGGCGTGGATCTGCACATCGGTGCACGCGAACAGGTCGCGATCATCGGCCCTTCCGGCGCGGGTAAGTCGAGCCTGCTCAACCTGCTGGCCACCGCCCTGCGACCGGGCAACGGCGAGCTGCAGGTGCTCGGCGAGCGTGTCTGGCAGCTTTCTGCCCGTCAGCGTCAGCGGCTGCGCGCGCGCATCGGTCTGATTCATCAGGCGCCTCCCCTGCCCCCGCGCCAGCGCGTGGTCACCGCAGTTCTGGCCGGCAAGCTGGGTCAGTGGGGTCTGGGCAAGAGCCTGCTGAACCTGCTGCATCCGCTGGATGTTCCGGGCGCACGCGCGGCATTGGCCAGGCTGGACCTGAGTGACAAGTTGTTCGCGCATTGCCAGCAACTGTCCGGCGGACAGCTACAGCGCGTGGGCATTGCCCGCGTGTTATATCAAGCGCCCGAGGTGTTGCTGGCCGATGAGCCGGTATCGGCCATGGACCCGGTGTTGGCCCAGCACACGCTTTCGGTGCTGTGCCGCCATGCCCGGGAGCAGAACGTCACCCTGGTCGCCAGCCTGCACGCGGTGGAGCTGGCCCTGGCGCACTTTTCGCGCATCATCGGCTTGCGTGATGGACAGATCCTGTTCGACCTTGCGGCCAGCGCCGTCGATCGCGAGCTGCTCGACAAGCTCTACGCCAATGAGCAGTTGCAGTCCTCGCCGATTCCTCCGGCTCCCTTGAGTGTGCAGATCCCCCGATGCTGACGTCTGACACCCGCGATCCGGCCGCCCTGCCCCGTCTGCTGCTCACCCTGCTGGCCCTTGCCTTGCTGTGGCCCGGCATCCGCTTCAGCGAGTTGGACCTCCGTGTGCTGGTGGCGAGTGACAGTCAGAGCGAGATGGGCCGGTTCGTGTCCGCCTTCTGGCCACCGGCCCATGGCGACGAGTTCATCCAGCTGTTGTTGCAAGCCACCCTGCAGACCCTGGCCATCGCCACGGCCGGCATGGCCCTGGCGTTGCTGTTGGCTGTTCCCGCCGGCCTGCTCGCCAGTCGTGCCCTGTCGCTGTCTGCTGCCTCCCGCGCTGGCCACCCGAGCTATTGGGGCCAACTGCTGCGTTGGCCCATACGCGGCTTGCTGATCTTCCTGCGCAGCGTGCCAGAAATTGTCTGGGCCCTGCTGTTCGTGCGCGCCGTCGGCCTCGGCCCGACAGCCGGGGTACTGGCCATTGCCATCACCTACAGCGGCATGTTGGGCAAGGTCTATGCGGAAATTTTCGAGTCGGTCGACCAGCGCCCGGTACACGCGCTACTGCAGTCCGGCAGTGGTCGGCTCGCCGCCTTTTGCTACGGAATCCTGCCCAATGTCGCTGCGGAACTGCTGTCGTACACGGTGTACCGCTGGGAATGCGCAATCCGCGCCTCAGTGGTGATGGGCTTCGTCGGTGCCGGCGGCCTGGGCCAGCAAATGGATTTGTCGTTGCGCATGTTCGCCGGCGGTGAAGTGGCCAGTCTGTTATTGACGTTCCTCGTCCTGGTGCTGCTCGCCGATCAACTCAGCCGTCTGCTGCGCTGGAGGCTGACATGAATCGCCTGTTCAACCTGGCACTGCTCCTGTGCATCGGCGCAGCGGTCATCGCCTCGTTCAACTACCTGGGCATCGACCTCGGCGAGCTCGGCGGCGCCGGCAACCTGAAGCAGATGGGCGCGTATGCGCAGCGTTTTCTCAGCCCGGACCTGAGCTCGGGCCATCTACAAGCCATCGGCCACGGCGCCCTGGAAACCCTGGCCATGTCGGCCCTGGGCACCCTGCTCGCGGCGGTGTTCGGCCTGTTATTGGCATTGCCCGCAGCCGGGCGCTACGGCTGGCCTTTGCAGAGCGCGTCACGCCTGGTGCTCAACGCCTTGCGCGCGGTGCCGGAACTGGTATGGGCCGCACTGATGGTCCTGGCCGCCGGGCTCGGCCCCAACGCCGGCACCCTGGCCCTGGCCCTGCACACCACCGGCGTGCTCGGCCGGTTGTTCGCCGAAGCACTGGAAAACACCCCTCCGGAACCGGCCGACGCGATCCGTTTGCAGGGCGCCAATGCCGTATGGGCTTTCTGTTACGGCACCCTGCCCAACCTGTTGCCACAGCTACTGGCCTACGTCCTGTACCGCTGGGAAAACAACATCCGCATGGCCAGTGTGCTCGGCTTCGTCGGCGCCGGTGGTTTGGGGCAAATGCTCTATGTCAGCCTCAGCCTGTTCCAGGAAGCTCAAGCCAGCACGGTTATTCTGGCGATGCTGTTATTGGTCTTGGCCGTCGATACATTGAGTAGCTGGAGCCGTCAGCGTTGGGTCAAGGCTTGAGCCAGGAAAGTCAGCGCCCTTAACCCCACACTTTGTTACCGCATACCCCAGCCGAGTGTAAAAGCCTGCTTAGGTAACAGCCTCGCAGGCTACCTCTCCCCAGCGTTCACCTGCCTGCCAAGCCCATCCCAGAGCGCTGCACGCGCTTTCTCAAACGCCCAATCGGCGAATTGGCCGGGTGATTGCATATGCTTGTCTGTACAAGTACTTGCGTGTGCATAGGACATTTCGCAGCGCAGTACACGCGCTCTTGCGGCACAAGCGCTTTCGATGGTCCCTGGGAATAAAATAATGAAAAAAGCATTTCTCACTCTTTCTGCATTGGCTTTGTGTATAGCTGCCGGTTCTGCGCTGGCCAAGGAGTACAAGGAGTTGCGCTTTGGCGTCGACCCCTCATATGCGCCGTTCGAATCCAAGGCCGCCGACGGCGGCTTGGTGGGCTTCGATATCGACCTGGGCAACGCGATCTGCGCGGAGCTGAAGGTCAAGTGCAAGTGGGTTGAAAGCGACTTCGACGGCATGATTCCCGGCCTCAAGGCCAACAAGTTCGATGGCGTGATCTCTTCCATGACCGTCACGCCGGCGCGTGAGAAAGTCATCGATTTCTCGAACGAGCTGTTCTCTGGCCCGACCGCGCTGGTATTCAAGAAAGGCGCGGCCATCGGCATCGATCCGGCCTCCCTCAAGGGCAAGAAAATCGGCTACGAGCAAGGCTCCATCCAGGAAGCCTACGCCAAGGCCGTGCTGGACAAGGCCGGGGTAGAGACCCAGGCCTACGCCAACCAGGACCAGGTGTACGCCGACTTGATCTCCGGACGCCTCGATGCCTCGATCCAGGACATGCTGCAAGCCGAACTGGGCTTCCTGAAGTCGCCACCAGGCGCCGACTTCCAAGTCAGCGAGCCGGTCGAAAATCCCCTCCTTCCAGCCAAGACCGCCGTGGGTCTCGCCAAAGGCAACGTCGAGCTCCAGGCCTTGCTGAACAAAGGTATCAAGGCACTGCACGACAATGGCACCTATGCGGCCGTCCAGCAGAAGCACTTTGGCGATCTGAATCTCTACAGCGACAAATAATGACCCTGCGCCCATTTCCGGAT
The Pseudomonas sp. GR 6-02 genome window above contains:
- a CDS encoding DUF2798 domain-containing protein, with the protein product MNPKTSSKALFFNQRKLSVRATPYVFALYMATIMALLMSFVITAANSGIENDYLSNALHAYKLAMPVAFLCILVVRPIVLKLVSLTVHPHR
- the phnE gene encoding phosphonate ABC transporter, permease protein PhnE translates to MNRLFNLALLLCIGAAVIASFNYLGIDLGELGGAGNLKQMGAYAQRFLSPDLSSGHLQAIGHGALETLAMSALGTLLAAVFGLLLALPAAGRYGWPLQSASRLVLNALRAVPELVWAALMVLAAGLGPNAGTLALALHTTGVLGRLFAEALENTPPEPADAIRLQGANAVWAFCYGTLPNLLPQLLAYVLYRWENNIRMASVLGFVGAGGLGQMLYVSLSLFQEAQASTVILAMLLLVLAVDTLSSWSRQRWVKA
- a CDS encoding phosphonate ABC transporter ATP-binding protein, giving the protein MTLHLTQVSLTHANGVQALRGVDLHIGAREQVAIIGPSGAGKSSLLNLLATALRPGNGELQVLGERVWQLSARQRQRLRARIGLIHQAPPLPPRQRVVTAVLAGKLGQWGLGKSLLNLLHPLDVPGARAALARLDLSDKLFAHCQQLSGGQLQRVGIARVLYQAPEVLLADEPVSAMDPVLAQHTLSVLCRHAREQNVTLVASLHAVELALAHFSRIIGLRDGQILFDLAASAVDRELLDKLYANEQLQSSPIPPAPLSVQIPRC
- a CDS encoding LysR family transcriptional regulator produces the protein MNLLGAIASFIKVVEAGSIVGAAKTLGVSAAAISQTLNRLETHLGTRLLQRTTRSMALTESGMVYYEKVKRIARDLESAQSAITSAQTQLQGRLCIASTSAFGRHVLAPLIAGFAARYPRLILELSTTDRKINHIQEGIDLSLRIKPQLEEGIVARKIVSVPFIICASPIYLERAGWPRDPEELQHHACLPFRYPLDGRFLRWGFIRDGQRYDATLNATAISDDVDALAQMAVRGAGITRLAEFVAAPFIESGQLVPLFEHRHASTYAYAEPLDIYVCVQERAAITPKVKAFMNYLTEHLEMRWPMENTFTAS
- a CDS encoding NADPH-dependent F420 reductase, coding for MRIGIIGAGFIGRAVAQLVIAAGHEAMLSNSRGPQTMSSVRSGIPGSQVGTIEDAAQFGEVVLVAIPLEHYRSVPAKWLEGKTVLDANNYYPERDGHIAALDRFETTTSRLLAEHLPHSSVVKAFNAILAQDLVQDARPKAAPDRRALPIAADDPAAKALVIKLLDEIGFDAVDAGSLDESWRFERAKPAYCIPLDKEGLKVALAAAHRQVELPEGSWRR
- the phnE gene encoding phosphonate ABC transporter, permease protein PhnE; this translates as MLTSDTRDPAALPRLLLTLLALALLWPGIRFSELDLRVLVASDSQSEMGRFVSAFWPPAHGDEFIQLLLQATLQTLAIATAGMALALLLAVPAGLLASRALSLSAASRAGHPSYWGQLLRWPIRGLLIFLRSVPEIVWALLFVRAVGLGPTAGVLAIAITYSGMLGKVYAEIFESVDQRPVHALLQSGSGRLAAFCYGILPNVAAELLSYTVYRWECAIRASVVMGFVGAGGLGQQMDLSLRMFAGGEVASLLLTFLVLVLLADQLSRLLRWRLT
- a CDS encoding LysR family transcriptional regulator, coding for MMDRLTSMGAFVMAAESGSYASAAERLGLSAQMVAKHVAALEQRLGARLLNRTTRRQSLTELGSAYYERCKHILSEAQAADSLAQIMNDTPRGKLKISAPVTFGSYSLMPFVTEFLRQHPEVEIDLHLTDRFVDLVEEGYEVTFRIGPLTASSLTARPLAPYRLVACAAPSYLTDRGVPQIPDDLKNHECLGYAYWSRPADREWVFCKGSAVERVQVVSRLQVNESKALLSAALDGFGIVLGPEDFLEPALRSGELVPLLADYEAPSRQMHLLYTANRQRTAKLRRFIEAALVRFGAP
- a CDS encoding transporter substrate-binding domain-containing protein; the encoded protein is MKKAFLTLSALALCIAAGSALAKEYKELRFGVDPSYAPFESKAADGGLVGFDIDLGNAICAELKVKCKWVESDFDGMIPGLKANKFDGVISSMTVTPAREKVIDFSNELFSGPTALVFKKGAAIGIDPASLKGKKIGYEQGSIQEAYAKAVLDKAGVETQAYANQDQVYADLISGRLDASIQDMLQAELGFLKSPPGADFQVSEPVENPLLPAKTAVGLAKGNVELQALLNKGIKALHDNGTYAAVQQKHFGDLNLYSDK
- a CDS encoding c-type cytochrome, whose product is MKCAFLTFITLLTCSSAIASPPDGETLFQDNCVVCHGPRGTGESAPKLAGDSSEWKSKVFERAVLSGIDDHGKPLKAPMPHWASASFKSDSGVKPSKLEIDAIQKYLHQQK
- a CDS encoding putative selenate ABC transporter substrate-binding protein encodes the protein MLKRTLALAVGLSLSFCTLLAQAAETLKVSAIPDEAPTELLRKFKPLGAYLEQQLGMKVEFVPVSDYPAVVEALATDRIDLAWLGGFTFVQARLKTGNAIPLVQREQDAQFTSKFITADPAVKSLADLKGKTFAFGSVSSTSGSLMPRYFMLKEGIKPETYFSRVGYSGAHDATVAWVQAGKVDAGVLNASVWEKLVAAGKVDTTKVKVFSTTPAYFDYNWTVRGTLDPALAAKIKAAFLALDPANPRDKEILDLQAASRFIETKPENYKGIEEAARAAELLK